Below is a window of Epinephelus fuscoguttatus linkage group LG12, E.fuscoguttatus.final_Chr_v1 DNA.
TTGGCTCAACATATTCACTCAAATGCACAAGTCACTTGTTGACTCAAGAGTTAAGAGTTCACAAACTCTATTTTCTCCAAATAgcttcagtttttttctttttcttttttctttttttctctgtttggcTTATTAAAACATTTGATAAAATATCTTGAGTGCAATGTGTCCTATCGCCTCTtcaaacatgaacacaaaccAAACTCTGATAAACATTGTATGATTAAAGCTGTGGTTAGATATGGAGCGAGTGAACAAATAATGGCCTGTTATTCAGAAATACCTGCTCAGAATCTACTAACATACACCTGAAGTTCAGGAACTATTCATACCAAAACTGGGAAAAGTATGACAGCTAGATTTTGACTCTTTAGTTGAAGCCACAGCGGGCATTCTTGGCATTCTCAAAAGTGTCTGGATCTTTTTAGATGGTAGTTTTAAAGCTAAGAAACCACCTGCTGCAAAGTAGGCTGTGAGTACCAGAAATTAGGAGTGTCCTCCCCATAGTGAAACCTGAAACCTGGTTAGACCTGTTTCTGACTTGCACATACAAACCCACACACCCACTCCCCCAACCCCCCCTCCTAGTTTCTTTGGGCTTCCGGTTAGAGCCAGTTTCTGTGGTTCGTTGTTATAGGGAGCGGCAATGAGACACAAGAGACGGAAGCTGCTCTGTTATATGTGAACGGTGTTTGTTTACGCTGCTTTTTTCCCAAATGGCTTACAATCACACAAGCAGCTCTTCAGAAAATAAGTTGAGGCTTTTCACCATAAGTCACTGTAGAAatgaatttaaaattaaaaaaaaccttgtttTACTAAAGTAAAGCCTTTCAAGTCTTGCCACACCCATGACCCTGTGTATAGAGTATTTCTAAGTGTTCAATACTTGTCACAATAACTGATGGATTAACCCTATCCTGTCCCCTTACTCAGGTGCCCTCCAGGCAACCCGCGCCCTCATGATTGTGAGTATCATAGTAACGGTGGCAGGCCTGGGCGTAGCCTGCATGGGAATGAAGTGCACCAACTGTGGAGGAGATGACAAAATACGCAAGTCCCGCATTGCCATGACTGGTGGCATTATCATCCTGATTGGAGGTAAGaagccttttttaaaatctcttctctttattttcttttgcctTGACACTTAACAGTTTAAGTGATGTTCTTCTTTACTTTCCCACAGCTTTGTGCTCCATTGTTGCCTGCTCTTGGTATGCTCACGACATCATCCAAGCTTTCTACAACCCCTTCACCCCTGTCAACACAAAGTAAGTACATGAGAATTTGAGCTGAAAACTTTACCTTTATGCACCAGTTTTGTCTTGTGCAGAGCCACTTTTAgagtgaaaatgtaaaaattgcAACATGAGCATTTCAAATGTGCTGGGTTTTtataacgtttttttttttgttgtttttttttaagcaatgtCCCCAAACATGTTAGATGTGCTAGTGTATTTAACATAGCAGCTTTaagcttctcctcctctcccttctcTATCCAAACATTTGCATATGTTCAGTCACTCCTCCTGTGCTGATGAATGTATGCtgcatgtttgttttacagtagtCGAAGCTCTGTTGGCATGTGTTGACCCTTCTAACTTACTGTAACTTGTCTTTCTGAAGGTACGAGTTTGGTGCTGCCATCTTCATCGCCTGGGCCGGAGCGTTCCTGGCTGTAGTTGGAGGAGGCATGCTGGCAGCCTCCTGCCCAAGAGAGAAATCTACACCGAAATATCCCATCTCCAGACCCCCCAGCAGCAAGGAATACGTTTGAACGGGACAGGACTCTGTGTTAGATGCTGAAGGAACACTTtgacattcattttttaaaattttatattttagtttcttCAGGGCTGCCCTGTGATGttactgtaatattattttaacaaaggcattaaagttttaaataatgGCTGTTTACTTATTGAAGAGCTCATTGGCCTTGCCCTGTCTGGAACTACAGTTAGTGCTTATTGATTTGTATACTATGTAGTATACTATTCACTTAGTTGACACCTGTAAAGCACTGAATTAAAGTTAAGGTGAACGCCCACAATATTACACAGTTTGGTATGTAGACATATTTTGCTACAAAGTACACTGAATCAGAATGAGCAGCGTGCTTGGggggaaatgtttttttttagatgtggCAATGGACTACACCTATTATATCATTTATGACTGTGTAGGCCGAATACATAGCAGTTCATCATCTGGCACCTGAGAAGCAATTTTCTACCATTATTTCCATGTATTTGTGCCTTATTTATATAAAAACTACACATTATTCAGTACCACTGTTGACTGCTATACTCTAATCAAGTGCCGATATAAATTACTGTATTCTGATTCATTTTACTCAGATTGCCATGTATTTCCGACCTACACATAGCATGATGGATGTGAGCTATGTATTTGTTGTCCTGTAATAATGTCTGTGTGAGTGCGCTTGGCCTATTGCTACTGTTTTTTACATCACAAAAGCTGTTGCACCcatcaaattcagttttttaaactttttaaattgtGATTTGCAAGGTATGTGttgtacataaaataaaaatggaaaatgtactTTCTGGTTTGTTGACATGCTTTTACAcacataggtgtagatttcgtGTGAGTGGTGCAGAGAGCACGttctcaatatttagaacatgtgcacccccgataaaaacatgaaagtatcggaagacttttattttgatagacATTTACACCGTAAATTGATGCAGGTATAGtgcaaattggtgcataaaacaTCACCAGAAGCAGGACCTCCAAACCCTCATTTCTTGTGTCCCACACATATTAACTTCAAACTTGCATAACAGAAAATGgagctcaaagtgctttacaactGAAAGTTTCAATAACTACACttgaaaaggggggaaaaataaACAGTCGGAAAATTAGATGGAACAAATGGAGGCTCTCTGCACCAATATGCAAATCAATAGTATAATTATAGATTACTCATAAGCTTTGTCCTTGAAGTAGTGTTGAACTCAACATGTTTACTATATCTTCATGCTGTGAAACACAGCCGGCATGTGCAGCAATCATGAACACTCTCAGACATGTAGTATGGCAGACTTAGGTTGCAGATGATTTTCCTACTGTGGTCAGAACCTGCACTGATCAGAGCCACACTTTACTCTGGCTGGTAGCCATCTTCCTTTGGCTTGATGTGTATACACAGCATCATAATGGctaacaagatgacattttctttggttttattGCCACCTTGTGGTGTGTATAGGTAACTGCTGTTAGTTGGTGCAGTTGCAATATATGCTGTATGGGTGAATGAAAGTATTGTATCTTATAAGTAGTGCATTATATTCTCAAATATCAGTAAAGGTGTTATTGTGTATGCAGGCTCAGATCAGCTTTTTGGATCCATTTGAAGCAGTCGCACGATATGAGGAAAGGTTTTACTGCAGTGGAGCAATTTCACCGGAATTCTCCTTATACTTCCTATCTTTTACAGTCTAATTTCCCCTCACTTTGTCATTATATGTCTTCAAGTTATACTACCTCTGATTTATTAGACCCAGCAGTGTCGTGCTCTAGTTCTCCTTTCCCTCTGTTCTCATCGTGCCTGCCATCCTCTAATCATTATTCTTTCCTCCCCTCAGGCCAGATccaaaaagtaataataataatgatttcaCTCCTAAGTGGCCAAACCATATGACcccagtctgtctgtgtccTATAAAATCACACAAAGCATCCAAACCAGACAACTCTTTTCTTTTATTACCATATATAACAAACTTATTTTGGTGatgtattaataaaataaacatttgctGATAATTTTAACTGTCATTAACAGCCTGTGTGTCACAGTATTCAGCATTCAGAGTGGCTCTTAAAATATTATTTCCCTCTCATTCCCTCCTTTTCATTGGAAAACATTTTTCCTCTCTGCATAAATTCTAACCACAAAACACCTGCTGGCTCCTCTAATCTAATCAGGAGGGCAGGGCTATTGATCACAGTAAATCCAGGCCATCACAGCAGATATTTCTGTGCCACAGAGTCACTGAATAATGAAGAATTATTATTGTTCATCGCCCTGTTATCACCCCGACAGTAAATTATGCATAACTCTATGAATGTGATCATTTATGGCATCATTAAAGGTAAAAATGAGCAAAAAGGGCTTAATGGTCTTAGAGTGGCCTCATAATCATGTCTGTGAACTCAGGGCCCACTATAGTCATATAAACAAACAcgcaaggacacacacacagacactagCTCTTGAATAACTGACTTATTTTCTTGTGTTGCTGCACAAGATAATTTTTTATATGCAAATTACATCCGATGCCTACCAGCCTAAACCACAAAGAATGGCTGCAATGGGAAAATGAGCCTCTCTACCTAAAACTTGGACACCCACACAAAATACAGAACCAAAACTGAAGCTTTACTCAGTGGGGAAGTTTCAAGTCTCAAGTTTTCGCACTGAAGttccaagtcaagactgacaattccctagtcctaaactttgagtttcaagttTTTAACAAGAGATAATGCGCCTCCTCACCAAAATGCTATTTCAAATTCAAGCAGTTATTTGTGAAAACAAGTGCAACTGAACttaatcataaaaaaatgtgcatTGCACCTTCATAGCATAGCACTATTGACTAATACCATAATTAGCTCATAGCACCCATATTAGCTTGTCAACTATGTTAACATCATCCtcaaggtatcaagtattttcaagtcaaatgGCTCAAGTCCAAGGGAAGCCATGAGTCAGTGGTGTCTCAGTCAAACTCAAATAGCAAgtctttttttgattttgtcaagttgacCTGCAAGTCACTTGAGTCTGACATGAGTGACATGTGTCCACAACTGGTACCACAATTAGCCCATAGCACCCACATTGGCTTGCTAACTGTGTTAATATTTGCCTcgaggtatcaagtattttcattaaaaaggaTGACGTCCAAGAGAAGTCATGAAGCATTGGTGTTCAAGTCCAAGTCGAGTGAATTGCAGGTATTTTTGCAATTCTGCCAACTTAATTTCGACTTAGGTCGGAGTAATGTGACTTGTGTTTATAACACCAGGCTCAATCATGACCCAGTTTAAACTCTTATTACAATAAGAACTGAGCAAAATAGACACTGAGGAGAACCTATCCACATGGGTTGCTTGACACAATCAAATGCAGTATTTCCTGCTAATAAACATGGCTGATGATCTTTTTAAATCTGAGTAAACATCTGCTCTCAACATGGTAAATTCTCTTTGACTGTGAATCACAGATCAGGGTGCAGGACTGTACAACAGTTATGATAAAGGGTCAGTTTGCATCAGTTTGCAATATGTGACCCAaatgtaaatatacagtattttcaggttttcaacagaaacaaaatgttatACTTTAATCAGTCTCAAGCTTGATCACACAGATCACAGTAATGTAGAGATGAGTCTAAAGAAAGCTGGCTTGATTGCCATTTTAACTATGATGAACATATCTGTATGCTGCTCCTCCAATTAAGAGAAATTTAGAAAAGAGATGGCTGTGCACACTTTAAAACTAATGCAAAAGACACCTGCAATTCTAAACTAGATGtcaaaagaaatgcaaaacaattGCATTTTCAGCAAGTTATTG
It encodes the following:
- the LOC125898544 gene encoding claudin-7-B-like, translated to MANSGLQILGFALALLGVIGLIIGTILPQWKMSAYVGDNIITAIAMYEGLWMSCAFQSTGQIQCKVYDSILQLNSALQATRALMIVSIIVTVAGLGVACMGMKCTNCGGDDKIRKSRIAMTGGIIILIGALCSIVACSWYAHDIIQAFYNPFTPVNTKYEFGAAIFIAWAGAFLAVVGGGMLAASCPREKSTPKYPISRPPSSKEYV